A window of Ignavibacteriales bacterium contains these coding sequences:
- the rfaE2 gene encoding D-glycero-beta-D-manno-heptose 1-phosphate adenylyltransferase yields MSNIKNINELAEIRKELKLQNKKVVFTNGVFDILHAGHVDYITKAKSKGDILIIAVNSDLSVKKIKSELRPIVPQNERAFIISSLKPVDYVVIFDEETPYEIIKKIIPDVLVKGADWSIENIVGRDIVEANGGKVETIEFINNISTTNIIKTVLERFKK; encoded by the coding sequence ATGAGTAATATTAAAAACATTAACGAGCTTGCGGAAATCAGAAAAGAACTGAAACTGCAAAACAAAAAGGTAGTATTTACAAATGGTGTGTTCGATATTTTACACGCCGGACATGTAGATTACATTACCAAGGCCAAATCCAAAGGTGATATTTTAATCATAGCAGTTAATTCCGACTTGTCCGTAAAAAAAATTAAAAGCGAACTTCGCCCAATTGTACCGCAGAATGAACGGGCTTTTATTATCTCTTCTCTCAAACCGGTTGATTATGTTGTGATCTTCGATGAAGAAACTCCATATGAAATAATTAAAAAAATTATTCCGGATGTTTTAGTAAAAGGTGCAGATTGGTCTATAGAAAATATTGTAGGACGTGATATTGTAGAAGCTAACGGAGGTAAAGTAGAAACAATTGAATTTATAAATAATATTTCTACAACTAATATAATTAAAACCGTTCTGGAAAGATTTAAGAAGTAA